One genomic window of Moorella glycerini includes the following:
- a CDS encoding phasin family protein — translation MKELVRKAFALGWGAIALTREAAEKLVDELVKKGEMGQEEARELVNDLLERGKKEREEVQKVIRQEMERVLGELNLPSRDDLLRLEEKVDRLLQRGEEK, via the coding sequence ATGAAAGAATTGGTACGCAAGGCCTTTGCCCTGGGTTGGGGAGCCATAGCCTTAACCAGGGAAGCGGCGGAAAAATTGGTGGACGAACTGGTGAAGAAAGGGGAAATGGGGCAGGAAGAGGCCAGGGAACTGGTAAATGACCTGCTGGAACGGGGTAAAAAAGAGCGGGAAGAGGTACAAAAAGTCATCCGCCAGGAAATGGAGCGGGTGCTGGGTGAATTAAACCTGCCCTCCCGGGACGACCTGTTGCGGCTGGAAGAAAAGGTAGACCGGCTGCTACAGCGGGGTGAGGAGAAGTAG